From one Mobula birostris isolate sMobBir1 chromosome 20, sMobBir1.hap1, whole genome shotgun sequence genomic stretch:
- the LOC140185194 gene encoding zinc-binding protein A33-like — MASKRKAESWTEEVICPVCLDFFTDPVILECGHNFCRSCITRCWEKEERNSCPECREVIVDRTLRVNRALANLAEKARNVNLNSKGRESKFHCEEHEEELKLFCETDKTLICLICAVAQEHREHRFLPIKEAVKIYKDQLKSSLDSLTKKKSDFQEKEQQQKEKISGVRKQSHTVQSHITSQFAELREIITEKEQSLLRDLREEEARILNPMQKNLREIQENIGLIQEEITKLKEQMDQKDSVIFLKEEARRNRRINDDVQELSVTDESLPFEKYDHLYLLNTVLRETLDDNYRVSVTLDVETASPCLEVSEDRKSVRWTGTRRDLPDTGKRFTNWECVLGSEGFTSGRRYWEVEVTGNRYWCLGVAAESVERKGWVSLRPETGFWVIARVYDVLHRHCDVFSTLISPESRLPARPIPGRVGVYLSYESGTVSFYNAETKSHLHTFTGNKFTGKLYPFFWCRDVNQWLKIYSGSAPGL; from the exons ATGGCTTCGAAAAGAAAGGCCGAGAGTTGGACCGAGGAGGTAATTTGTCCCGTCTGCCTGGATTTCTTCACCGATCCGGTTATACTGGAGTGCGGACACAACTTCTGTCGCTCTTGTATCACACGGTGTTGGGAAAAGGAGGAGAGAAACTCCTGTCCGGAATGTAGAGAGGTGATTGTGGACCgcaccctcagggtcaatcgggcTTTAGCAAATCTGGCTGAAAAAGCTCGAAATGTAAACTTGAATTCGAAAGGAAGGGAAAGTAAATTTCACTGcgaggaacatgaggaagaactgaaGCTGTTTTGTGAAACGGACAAGACACTGATCTGTCTGATCTGTGCAGTTGCGCAGGAACACCGAGAGCACCGCTTCCTGCCGATTAAAGAAGCTGTTAAAATCTACAAG GATCAACTAAAATCttccttagactctctcacaaaaaagaaatcagacttccaggaaaaggagcagcaacagaaagagaagatttcCGGAGTTCGG aaacagtcacacaccGTTCAGTCCCACATCACATCCCAATTTGCTGAACTGCGAGAGATTATCACTGAGAAAGAGCAGAGTTTACTCAGGGATCTCAGGGAGGAAGAGGCGAGGATTCTGAATCCAATGCAGAAAAATCTTCGAGAGATTCAAGAGAATATCGGGTTGATTCAGGAGGAAATCACTAAGTTAAAGGAACAGATGGATCAAAAAGACAGTGTGATATTTCTCAAG GAGGAAGCTCGTCGGAACAGGAG GATTAATGATGATGTCCAGgaattgtcagtgacagatgagtCCCTACCGTTTGAAAAATACGATCACCTCTATTTGTTGAACACAGTGCTGAGAGAAACACTTGATGACAATTATCGAG tctctgtcaccctggatgtggaaacggcgaGTCCGTGTctcgaggtgtctgaggatcggaagagtgtgagaTGGACCGGGACCCGGAGGGATCTCCCTGACACCGGGAAGAGATTCACAAACTGGGAATgtgtgctgggatcggagggattcacatcggggagacgttactgggaggtggaggtgacgggGAATCGGTACTGGTGTCTGGGAGTCGccgcagagtctgtggagaggaaaggctgggtcagtctgaggccggagaccggattcTGGGTCATCGCGCGGGTTTATGACGTGTTACATCGGCATTGTGACGTGTTCAGTACTCTCATCTCCCCTGAGTCCCGTCTCCCTGCCCGTCCCAtccccgggagggtgggagtttatctcagttacgagtctgggacagtttcattttacaacgcggagacgaagtcccatctccacaccttcactgggaataaattcacagggaaactttatcctttcttcTGGTGTCGGGACGTAAACCAGTGGCTGAAAATCTACTCCGGTTCCGCTCCGGGTCTGTAA